A single region of the Thermodesulfatator indicus DSM 15286 genome encodes:
- the coaBC gene encoding bifunctional phosphopantothenoylcysteine decarboxylase/phosphopantothenate--cysteine ligase CoaBC, whose protein sequence is MILTNKRILLGVTGGVAAYKAASLLRSLQKKGAICRVVMTEGAEAFISPLTFEALSQEKVFTQKDFLNPQGGFIPHTELARFAEAIVVAPATASFLASLAAGDAKSILVATILASKAPVIICPAMNVNMWEHPAVQENITRLRRWGYEILAPDEGALACGDIGPGRLPDEEVITAYLEHLLAPKDLAGKKILITAGPTREPIDAVRYLSNRSSGRMGLALARAAWLRGGEITVVHGPITVPLPPYLKAIPVETAKEMLEAVMDRFPETDILVMAAAVADYRPKEIFPGKIKKSSQNTLIELEPTEDILLAVAQVKRVDQIVIGFAAEEGAKLLEEARRKLKVKKLDLIVANDISRPETGFEIDTNEVWLISSTGKEEKIPLAPKDQVAWQIWDCIVELLGG, encoded by the coding sequence ATGATATTAACCAATAAAAGAATTCTTTTAGGCGTAACCGGAGGGGTGGCGGCCTATAAAGCCGCCTCTCTTCTGCGCTCTCTACAAAAAAAGGGGGCAATTTGTCGCGTAGTGATGACGGAGGGTGCTGAGGCCTTTATTTCTCCGCTCACTTTTGAGGCCTTAAGTCAGGAAAAAGTTTTCACCCAGAAGGATTTTTTGAATCCCCAGGGAGGCTTTATCCCCCATACAGAACTTGCCCGTTTTGCCGAGGCCATCGTAGTAGCGCCGGCTACAGCTTCTTTCCTGGCCTCTCTGGCGGCAGGCGATGCCAAAAGCATCCTTGTAGCCACGATCTTGGCCTCAAAAGCCCCGGTTATTATCTGTCCGGCTATGAATGTAAACATGTGGGAACATCCCGCGGTTCAGGAAAATATTACTAGGCTTCGCCGTTGGGGATACGAAATATTGGCGCCCGATGAAGGGGCATTAGCTTGCGGAGATATTGGTCCGGGAAGGCTCCCTGACGAAGAAGTTATTACGGCTTATTTGGAACATCTGCTGGCTCCTAAAGACCTTGCGGGTAAGAAAATATTGATAACCGCAGGCCCCACGCGAGAACCAATAGACGCCGTGCGTTATCTCTCTAACCGTTCTTCCGGTAGGATGGGGCTTGCTCTGGCCAGAGCTGCCTGGTTAAGAGGAGGAGAGATAACAGTAGTCCATGGCCCCATAACGGTTCCCCTTCCGCCTTATCTGAAAGCTATTCCTGTAGAAACAGCTAAAGAAATGCTTGAGGCGGTTATGGATAGATTCCCTGAGACAGACATACTGGTAATGGCCGCAGCGGTAGCTGATTATCGCCCTAAAGAGATCTTCCCTGGCAAAATAAAAAAGTCGTCCCAAAATACTCTTATTGAACTTGAACCTACAGAAGACATTCTTTTAGCGGTAGCGCAGGTTAAGCGAGTTGACCAAATAGTTATCGGTTTTGCTGCTGAAGAAGGCGCTAAGCTCCTGGAAGAAGCCAGGCGCAAGCTTAAAGTCAAAAAGCTTGATTTAATCGTAGCCAATGATATCTCCCGCCCAGAAACAGGTTTTGAAATAGACACCAACGAAGTCTGGCTAATTTCTTCTACAGGCAAGGAAGAAAAGATTCCGTT